One Candidatus Neomarinimicrobiota bacterium genomic window, GAGCGTTATCTCATCCTTGGCTGTGTAGAAAACGGTTTTGTTGTCGTTGGCCCATGCCGCGGATCCCGTAGTATTGGGAATCGTCTCTTCAAGAATTTCTCCCGTCTCGAGATTTTTGAAATGGATGGCATACAACCTGCGACTCACTGTGTCCACACCGAATGACAGCCAGCGGTTGTCCTGACTCACTCTCAGACCTGCCACCTGATAGTAATCGTGCCTTTCGGCCATCTCATTCACATCCAGCAGGATCTCTTCGTCTGCTTCCAAGGAATCCTTCTTTCGCGCGTGGATAGGATACTCCTGGCCTTCTTCATAGCGCCGATAGTACCAATAGCCGTTCTTAAAGTAAGGTACTGTGGAGTCAT contains:
- a CDS encoding oligopeptidase B (PtrB; oligopeptidase that cleaves peptide bonds following arginine and lysine residues), translated to MIPPIAEKIPRELTTHDHTRIDDYYWMRLTDDQKNAKEPDEQTQKVVDYIGKENAYTEVGLKHIKQFQEKLFDEIVGRIKKDDSTVPYFKNGYWYYRRYEEGQEYPIHARKKDSLEADEEILLDVNEMAERHDYYQVAGLRVSQDNRWLSFGVDTVSRRLYAIHFKNLETGEILEETIPNTTGSAAWANDNKTVFYTAKDEITL